A part of Silvimonas soli genomic DNA contains:
- the secY gene encoding preprotein translocase subunit SecY produces MANPALAGSANKFADLKKRIWFMLGALIVYRIGAHIPVPGINPVELARLFESSQTGLLNMFNMFSGGALSRFTVFAIGIMPYISASIILQLAAEVLPQLKQLKKEGEAGRRKITQYTRYATVLLATFQSFGIASLLLKQPNLVVLPYVQFVPLTIITLVTGTMFLMWLGEQITERGIGNGISILICAGIASGVPAAIGKTLTLANQGSLPIFLVLGLFVGVVLLTAAVVFVERGQRKVPVNYAKRQVGNRIMQAQSTHLPLKINMAGVIPPIFASSIILFPATVLSWSGNSDRFSWLKSIGDMLHPGQPLYVILYAAAIIFFCYFYTALVFNPKETADNLKKSGAMIPGYRPGEHTARYIEKLILKLTLIGALYITVICLIPEFLILKWNVPFYFGGTSLLILVVVTMDFMAQMQSYVMSHQYESLLKKANFKGGA; encoded by the coding sequence GTGGCGAATCCCGCTCTGGCTGGTTCTGCAAACAAGTTTGCAGATCTGAAGAAACGGATCTGGTTCATGTTGGGCGCGTTGATTGTGTACCGTATCGGTGCGCATATTCCCGTCCCAGGGATCAATCCGGTCGAGCTGGCTCGGTTGTTCGAGTCCTCGCAAACGGGCCTGTTGAACATGTTTAACATGTTCTCGGGTGGCGCTTTGTCGCGCTTCACCGTGTTTGCCATCGGGATCATGCCTTACATTTCCGCGTCCATCATTTTGCAGTTGGCCGCGGAAGTGTTGCCCCAGTTGAAGCAGCTGAAGAAAGAAGGTGAGGCAGGTCGTCGCAAGATTACGCAGTACACGCGTTATGCGACGGTTCTGCTGGCTACCTTCCAAAGCTTCGGTATTGCTTCTTTGCTGTTGAAGCAACCGAATCTGGTTGTTCTGCCTTATGTGCAATTTGTGCCGTTGACCATCATTACGCTGGTGACCGGTACGATGTTCCTCATGTGGCTGGGCGAGCAGATTACGGAACGGGGTATAGGCAACGGTATTTCGATTTTGATCTGTGCGGGCATTGCTTCTGGCGTGCCAGCTGCGATCGGTAAGACGCTGACCTTGGCTAACCAGGGTTCGTTGCCGATTTTTCTGGTGCTCGGTTTGTTTGTTGGTGTTGTGTTGTTGACGGCAGCAGTGGTTTTTGTAGAGCGCGGGCAACGTAAAGTGCCGGTGAACTACGCCAAGCGCCAGGTCGGCAACCGCATCATGCAAGCGCAAAGCACGCATTTGCCGCTCAAGATCAATATGGCTGGCGTCATCCCGCCGATTTTTGCTTCGTCGATCATTCTGTTTCCAGCCACTGTATTGTCGTGGAGTGGTAACAGTGACCGGTTCTCGTGGCTCAAATCGATTGGTGACATGCTCCATCCGGGGCAACCGCTGTATGTGATTCTGTATGCTGCAGCTATCATTTTCTTCTGCTACTTCTACACGGCGCTGGTTTTCAATCCAAAGGAAACCGCGGATAACCTGAAGAAGAGTGGGGCTATGATTCCGGGTTACCGTCCGGGCGAGCATACTGCGCGGTACATCGAAAAACTGATTTTGAAATTGACGTTGATTGGTGCGCTTTACATCACCGTGATCTGTCTGATTCCGGAGTTCCTTATTCTGAAGTGGAACGTACCGTTCTACTTTGGTGGTACTTCGCTGCTGATTCTGGTTGTGGTGACAATGGATTTCATGGCTCAAATGCAGTCCTACGTCATGTCGCATCAATATGAAAGCTTGCTCAAGAAGGCTAACTTCAAGGGCGGCGCGTAA
- the rpmJ gene encoding 50S ribosomal protein L36, with product MRVQASVKKICRNCKIIRRNRVVRVICTDPRHKQRQG from the coding sequence ATGAGAGTTCAAGCATCGGTCAAGAAAATTTGCCGCAATTGCAAAATCATCCGTCGCAACCGTGTTGTGCGCGTGATTTGCACCGACCCGCGGCATAAGCAACGCCAAGGCTGA
- the rpsM gene encoding 30S ribosomal protein S13: MARIAGVNVPNHQHTVIGLQAIYGIGRTRAYLLCTAAAIEPTKKVKDLSDAELDKLRDEVGKYTVEGDLRREVTMSIKRLMDLGCYRGFRHRKGLPTRGQRTRTNARTRKGPRKAIAGKK; encoded by the coding sequence ATGGCCCGTATTGCTGGGGTTAACGTACCCAATCATCAGCATACTGTGATCGGCCTTCAAGCTATCTACGGCATCGGCCGCACCCGCGCATACTTGTTGTGCACGGCTGCCGCGATCGAGCCGACGAAGAAGGTCAAGGATCTCAGCGATGCTGAACTTGATAAACTGCGCGACGAAGTTGGTAAGTACACCGTCGAAGGCGATTTGCGCCGTGAAGTAACGATGAGCATCAAGCGTCTTATGGACCTTGGTTGCTATCGTGGTTTCCGTCACCGCAAAGGTCTGCCGACTCGTGGCCAACGCACGCGTACTAATGCTCGTACTCGCAAGGGTCCGCGCAAAGCTATTGCCGGTAAGAAATAA
- the rpsK gene encoding 30S ribosomal protein S11 has translation MAKANTVRVRKKVKKSVSEGIAHVHASFNNTIVTITDRQGNALSWATSGGAGFKGSRKSTPFAAQVAAEHAGKVAQEYGVKNLEVRIKGPGPGRESAVRALNALGFKITSISDVTPVPHNGCRPPKKRRI, from the coding sequence ATGGCTAAAGCAAACACAGTGCGTGTACGGAAGAAAGTCAAAAAGAGCGTGTCTGAAGGCATTGCGCATGTACATGCGTCCTTCAATAACACGATCGTGACCATCACTGATCGCCAAGGGAATGCTCTGTCCTGGGCTACCTCGGGCGGTGCTGGTTTCAAGGGCTCTCGGAAAAGTACACCCTTTGCGGCACAGGTTGCTGCGGAGCACGCTGGTAAAGTTGCCCAGGAATATGGTGTAAAGAACCTTGAAGTTCGTATCAAGGGTCCGGGTCCGGGTCGTGAGTCCGCTGTTCGCGCGCTTAACGCTCTCGGTTTCAAGATAACCAGCATCTCGGATGTGACTCCAGTGCCGCACAACGGCTGCCGTCCACCCAAGAAGCGTCGTATCTAA
- the rpsD gene encoding 30S ribosomal protein S4, with the protein MARYIGPKCKLARREGTDLFLKSARRSLDSKCKLEQAPGQHGAKTPRLSDYGVHLREKQKIRRIYGVLERQFRRYFEQASRRKGSTGENLLQILETRLDNVVYRMGYASTRAEARQLVSHKAIVVNGGVVNIPSYQVKAGDAVSVREKAKKQARVQEALSLAEGIGFPGWVQVDSKKMEGVFKSAPERSDLSSDLNESLVVEFYSK; encoded by the coding sequence ATGGCTCGTTATATTGGACCCAAGTGCAAACTTGCACGCCGTGAAGGTACGGATCTTTTCCTGAAGAGCGCTCGCCGCTCTCTCGACAGCAAGTGCAAGCTGGAACAAGCCCCAGGCCAGCACGGCGCTAAGACACCTCGTCTGTCGGACTACGGTGTTCACCTGCGTGAAAAGCAAAAGATCCGTCGTATCTACGGCGTTCTGGAACGTCAGTTCCGTCGTTATTTTGAACAAGCCAGCCGTCGCAAGGGCTCGACAGGTGAAAACCTGCTGCAGATCCTTGAAACGCGTCTGGACAACGTGGTTTACCGCATGGGTTATGCCTCGACTCGTGCAGAAGCCCGTCAGTTGGTTTCCCACAAGGCGATTGTGGTAAACGGTGGCGTAGTCAATATCCCGTCTTACCAGGTGAAAGCCGGCGACGCTGTTAGCGTTCGCGAAAAAGCCAAGAAGCAAGCGCGTGTGCAAGAAGCACTGTCGCTGGCCGAAGGCATCGGTTTCCCGGGTTGGGTGCAGGTTGACTCGAAGAAGATGGAAGGTGTCTTCAAGAGTGCACCGGAGCGTTCCGATCTGTCCAGCGATCTTAACGAATCGTTGGTCGTGGAATTCTACTCCAAGTGA
- a CDS encoding DNA-directed RNA polymerase subunit alpha, producing the protein MQNLANELLKPRIIDVQAQSSAQARVVMEPFERGYGHTLGNALRRILLSSMPGYAPTEVKIEGVVHEYSALDGVQEDVVDILLNLKGVVLKLHGREAVTLTLSKDGEGLVTAADIQVPHDVEVVNPGHVIAHLSAGGKLNMEIKVEKGRGYQPAPARLGRDDNRTIGTIQLDASFSPIRRVSYAVESARVEQRTDLDRLILDIETNGVLTPEDAVRQAARILVDQLSVFADLEGTPVEEEKPAAPQIDPILLRPVDDLELTVRSANCLKAENIYYIGDLIQRTETELLKAPNLGRKSLNEIKEVLASKGLSLGMRLENWPPVGLEKP; encoded by the coding sequence ATGCAAAACCTCGCTAATGAGTTGCTCAAGCCGCGCATCATCGACGTGCAGGCCCAATCCAGCGCGCAAGCGCGCGTGGTCATGGAGCCGTTCGAGCGCGGTTATGGCCATACGCTCGGTAACGCCCTGCGCCGCATCCTGCTGTCTTCGATGCCGGGTTACGCCCCGACCGAAGTCAAGATCGAAGGTGTTGTTCACGAATACTCCGCGCTCGATGGCGTGCAGGAAGACGTGGTCGACATCCTTCTTAATCTGAAGGGCGTGGTGTTGAAGCTGCACGGTCGTGAGGCCGTGACGCTGACGCTGTCCAAAGACGGCGAAGGTCTGGTTACTGCTGCCGATATCCAGGTGCCGCATGACGTGGAAGTGGTTAATCCCGGTCACGTGATTGCGCATCTCTCGGCTGGTGGCAAGCTGAACATGGAAATCAAGGTTGAAAAGGGTCGTGGCTATCAGCCGGCTCCAGCTCGTCTGGGTCGCGATGATAACCGTACTATCGGCACTATCCAGCTTGATGCCTCGTTCAGTCCGATTCGTCGGGTGAGTTACGCGGTCGAGAGTGCTCGTGTAGAGCAGCGTACCGACCTTGATCGTCTGATTCTCGATATCGAGACCAATGGCGTGTTGACGCCAGAAGATGCTGTCCGCCAAGCGGCGCGTATTCTGGTTGACCAGTTGTCCGTATTTGCGGATCTGGAAGGCACTCCGGTTGAAGAAGAGAAGCCAGCGGCACCGCAGATCGATCCGATCCTGCTGCGCCCTGTGGATGATCTGGAACTCACCGTGCGTTCGGCTAACTGCCTGAAGGCTGAGAATATTTATTACATCGGGGACCTGATCCAGCGCACTGAGACAGAATTGTTGAAGGCGCCGAATCTTGGTCGCAAGTCCTTGAATGAAATCAAGGAAGTGCTGGCGTCCAAGGGCTTGAGCCTGGGCATGCGCCTCGAAAACTGGCCGCCAGTTGGCTTGGAAAAGCCCTGA
- the rplQ gene encoding 50S ribosomal protein L17, whose amino-acid sequence MRHRLANRKLNRTSSHRQALLRNLANALLRHEVIKTTLPKAKELRRVAEPLITLGKAPSLANRRLAFNRTRDRDIVVKLFDVLGPRYSARNGGYLRILKCGFRLGDNAPMALVELVDRPEDAEVVEAGE is encoded by the coding sequence ATGCGTCACCGTCTTGCCAATCGCAAATTGAATCGTACGTCCAGTCACCGTCAGGCGCTTCTGCGTAACCTGGCGAATGCGCTGCTGCGTCACGAAGTTATCAAGACCACCCTGCCTAAGGCTAAAGAGCTGCGCCGTGTTGCGGAGCCGCTGATTACCTTGGGTAAGGCTCCGAGCCTGGCTAATCGCCGTCTGGCTTTCAACCGTACTCGCGACCGCGATATCGTTGTAAAGCTGTTCGACGTGCTGGGCCCACGCTATTCCGCCCGCAACGGCGGTTACCTGCGTATTCTGAAGTGCGGTTTCCGTCTGGGCGACAACGCTCCGATGGCACTGGTTGAACTGGTGGATCGTCCGGAAGATGCGGAAGTGGTTGAAGCTGGCGAGTAA
- a CDS encoding YgfZ/GcvT domain-containing protein: protein MSWIDTLPHATVADGIVQYFAPVADELAALEQDGVVSPLTQFGLIRFRGEETATFLQGQLSSDIRQLDTGVAQYSSYSTPKGRMLASFLIYKLGDDYLLQLPVELQASIQKRLSMYVMRSKTKADDATLDVALIGVAGPKAATLVQAVTGALPVGDFSVQNWEGGATVALSGGRYQVVVPADQAAQIWQQLLQAGAKPVGEPVWRLTEVRSGTPWVTAATQEEFVAQMANMELIGAVSFSKGCYPGQEIVARTQYLGKLKRRMYRVRVDGAAQAGQDVFSPEMNGQASGKVMLAAPAAQGASEALVVVQMSSLEHGLHLGDLNGPAVEVLDLPYVVA from the coding sequence ATGAGCTGGATTGATACCCTGCCGCATGCCACGGTCGCAGATGGCATTGTTCAATACTTTGCACCCGTTGCCGATGAGCTTGCCGCTCTGGAACAGGATGGCGTGGTTTCGCCGTTGACGCAGTTTGGTCTGATCCGGTTTCGCGGCGAAGAAACTGCGACGTTTCTGCAAGGGCAGCTTTCCAGCGATATCCGTCAGCTTGACACCGGCGTGGCACAGTACTCCAGCTACTCCACGCCCAAGGGCCGCATGTTGGCCAGCTTTCTGATTTACAAGCTAGGCGACGACTACTTGCTGCAGTTGCCGGTGGAGTTGCAGGCCAGCATTCAGAAGCGGCTGTCCATGTACGTGATGCGCAGTAAAACCAAGGCCGATGATGCGACGCTAGATGTCGCCTTGATCGGTGTGGCGGGCCCGAAGGCGGCGACGCTGGTGCAGGCGGTAACCGGCGCGTTGCCGGTTGGCGACTTCTCCGTGCAAAACTGGGAGGGCGGGGCAACCGTAGCGTTGTCGGGTGGACGTTACCAGGTCGTTGTGCCGGCGGATCAGGCCGCGCAGATTTGGCAGCAATTGTTGCAAGCGGGTGCCAAGCCGGTAGGTGAGCCCGTGTGGCGTCTCACCGAGGTTCGCTCGGGTACGCCATGGGTTACCGCCGCAACGCAGGAAGAATTTGTCGCGCAAATGGCCAATATGGAATTGATTGGCGCGGTGAGCTTCAGCAAAGGTTGTTACCCTGGCCAGGAAATTGTGGCGCGTACCCAGTATCTGGGGAAACTCAAGCGCCGCATGTATCGGGTTCGGGTAGACGGCGCGGCGCAGGCAGGGCAGGACGTGTTCAGCCCGGAGATGAATGGTCAGGCATCAGGCAAAGTGATGCTGGCAGCGCCAGCGGCGCAAGGCGCGTCCGAAGCCTTGGTGGTAGTGCAGATGAGCTCGCTGGAACACGGTTTGCACCTGGGTGATTTGAACGGCCCCGCTGTGGAAGTGCTGGATTTACCCTACGTTGTGGCCTGA
- the fabI gene encoding enoyl-ACP reductase FabI, which produces MGFLAGKKILISGLLSDRSIAYGIAQAAKREGAELAFTYVSEDLKQRVVGLAADFGTDLVLPCDVASDEQIEALFVELGKHWDKLDGLVHSIGFAPREALKGNYLDAVTRENFRIAHDISSYSFAAMAKAARPLLSDNAALITLSYLGAERAIPNYNVMGLAKASLEANVRYLAAALGERGIRVNGISAGPIKTLAASGIKDFGTLLKRAADATPLKRNVTPLEVGNVAAFLLSDLSSGVTGEITYVDAGFSIGAGALGE; this is translated from the coding sequence ATGGGCTTTCTGGCCGGCAAAAAAATTCTGATCAGCGGGCTGCTGTCTGATCGTTCGATTGCTTATGGCATCGCGCAGGCGGCGAAGCGTGAAGGTGCGGAACTGGCGTTCACTTACGTCAGCGAAGATCTGAAACAACGCGTGGTTGGCCTGGCTGCTGACTTTGGTACTGATCTCGTTCTGCCCTGTGATGTGGCGAGCGACGAGCAGATTGAAGCGCTGTTTGTTGAATTGGGCAAACACTGGGACAAGCTTGATGGCTTGGTGCATTCGATTGGTTTTGCCCCGCGCGAAGCGCTCAAAGGCAATTACCTGGATGCGGTGACTCGCGAGAACTTCAGAATCGCGCACGACATCAGTTCGTACAGCTTTGCCGCAATGGCCAAAGCGGCCCGTCCGCTGTTGTCTGACAACGCCGCGTTGATCACCTTGAGCTACCTCGGTGCCGAGCGTGCCATCCCCAATTACAACGTAATGGGTTTGGCCAAAGCCTCGCTGGAAGCCAATGTGCGTTATCTGGCGGCAGCATTGGGTGAGCGTGGTATCCGTGTAAACGGTATCTCTGCAGGTCCGATCAAGACCTTGGCGGCATCGGGTATCAAGGATTTCGGCACGCTGCTCAAGCGCGCTGCTGATGCCACACCACTCAAGCGCAACGTTACGCCGCTGGAAGTCGGCAACGTGGCGGCATTCCTGCTGTCTGATCTGTCGTCCGGTGTGACTGGCGAGATCACCTACGTGGATGCAGGCTTCAGCATTGGGGCAGGCGCACTGGGCGAATAA
- a CDS encoding class II glutamine amidotransferase, with amino-acid sequence MCQLLGMNCNVPTDIVFSFEGFRQRGGLTDHHSDGWGIAFFEDDGCRMFLDHQPSALSPLAELVHRYPIKSTNVVAHIRKATQGVVSLANTHPFKRELWGRYWLFAHNGNLADLPPLGSSRFRPVGTTDSEYAFCWIMNELALRFVDKPALPDLHEALAGLADRLASHGTFNFLLSDGTALFARCATDLHYIARRAPFAMAHLADTDVSVDFARYTAPEDLVTVVATQPLTDNENWIRMEKDQLLMFIDGQPHALQGEPKSETMEF; translated from the coding sequence ATGTGCCAGTTACTGGGCATGAACTGCAATGTGCCGACCGATATCGTTTTTTCCTTCGAAGGCTTTCGCCAGCGCGGGGGTCTGACGGACCATCATTCTGATGGTTGGGGGATCGCGTTTTTCGAAGACGACGGTTGCCGGATGTTTCTGGATCACCAACCGTCCGCACTTTCGCCGCTGGCCGAACTGGTGCACCGTTATCCAATCAAGAGCACCAACGTCGTTGCGCACATCCGCAAAGCCACGCAGGGTGTGGTGTCGCTGGCGAACACCCATCCGTTCAAGCGAGAGCTGTGGGGGCGTTACTGGCTGTTTGCCCATAACGGCAACCTGGCCGACCTGCCACCGCTGGGGAGTTCACGTTTCCGGCCTGTGGGCACCACGGACAGCGAATATGCGTTCTGCTGGATCATGAACGAGTTGGCGCTGCGCTTTGTCGACAAACCGGCGTTGCCCGACTTGCATGAAGCGCTGGCCGGATTGGCGGATCGACTGGCAAGCCACGGTACGTTTAATTTCTTGCTGTCGGATGGCACGGCGTTGTTTGCCCGTTGCGCAACCGACCTTCACTACATCGCACGGCGCGCGCCGTTTGCCATGGCTCATCTTGCCGATACCGATGTCTCTGTGGATTTCGCTCGTTATACCGCACCGGAAGACTTGGTGACGGTAGTGGCGACCCAGCCGCTGACCGATAATGAGAACTGGATTCGCATGGAAAAAGACCAGTTGTTGATGTTTATCGATGGACAGCCACATGCGCTGCAGGGCGAGCCAAAGTCGGAGACAATGGAGTTTTAA
- the prmB gene encoding 50S ribosomal protein L3 N(5)-glutamine methyltransferase codes for MYDLARSQFSTVRDCLRFAVSRFKDANLFYGHGTDNAYDEAAWLILASLGLPVDRLEPFLDAKLLPQELDKVVDVIRRRAEEHVPAAYLTKEAYLGEYKFYVDERVIVPRSFIAELLRDEALEPWIEHPELVHRALDLCTGSGCLAILLADAFPDAEVDAIDLSADALDVAELNVVDYNMGERIHLIDSDLFAEVEGETYDLIVSNPPYVDAPSMDELPDEYRHEPQMALGSGEDGLDITRRIIGSATTFLNDLGVLVVEIGHNREVLEAAYPNLPFVWMETSSGDGFVFLLTKEMLVEAGL; via the coding sequence ATGTACGATCTCGCCCGCTCCCAGTTTTCTACCGTGCGCGACTGCCTGCGTTTTGCGGTGTCCCGCTTCAAAGATGCCAACCTGTTTTATGGTCATGGCACTGATAATGCATACGACGAAGCGGCCTGGCTGATTCTGGCATCGCTCGGTTTGCCGGTTGACCGGCTGGAACCGTTCCTGGACGCAAAGTTGTTGCCGCAAGAACTGGACAAAGTCGTGGACGTGATCCGCCGTCGCGCCGAAGAACACGTGCCAGCAGCTTATCTGACCAAAGAAGCGTACTTGGGCGAATACAAGTTCTATGTGGATGAACGCGTGATTGTGCCGCGCTCGTTCATTGCCGAATTGCTGCGTGATGAAGCGCTGGAGCCGTGGATTGAACACCCGGAACTGGTCCACCGCGCGCTGGATTTGTGTACCGGTTCGGGCTGCCTGGCGATCTTGCTGGCCGATGCTTTCCCCGATGCCGAAGTCGACGCCATCGACTTGTCAGCCGATGCGCTGGATGTCGCCGAACTGAATGTGGTCGATTACAACATGGGCGAGCGCATTCACCTGATCGATTCGGATCTGTTCGCGGAGGTGGAAGGCGAAACTTATGATCTGATCGTCTCCAACCCGCCATATGTGGATGCGCCGTCCATGGATGAGCTGCCTGACGAATACCGGCACGAGCCGCAAATGGCGCTGGGCAGCGGCGAGGACGGTCTGGATATCACCCGCCGCATCATTGGCTCGGCCACCACCTTCCTCAATGATCTGGGCGTGCTGGTTGTCGAGATCGGCCATAACCGCGAGGTGCTGGAAGCGGCTTATCCGAACCTGCCGTTTGTATGGATGGAAACCAGCAGTGGCGACGGCTTTGTGTTCTTGTTGACCAAGGAAATGCTGGTTGAAGCAGGCCTCTGA
- a CDS encoding alpha/beta hydrolase produces the protein MAEISLTVDYQGIKLAGSGHLPETTPARDAVLLLHGFTGSRIEFAYLFVDIARRLAARGITVFRFDFAGCGESEGRFVDLSIADQASQTGVLLDELAARYPGLRWHVVGYSMGALAAAATGVNRPDLASVILVAPAGNLDEIVSRSLEQGTALANGNIDFIGLELNPQLQVEASAFDLDAYMELLEAPTLILHGGRDVVVPAAIGERAAALAQRGTFIALAEADHGFWLGAHRQQLAELVGEWVECGGRLSDAAVFAGRE, from the coding sequence GTGGCAGAAATCAGTCTGACGGTGGATTACCAAGGTATCAAACTCGCAGGATCAGGTCATTTGCCGGAAACCACACCTGCACGTGACGCAGTGTTATTGCTGCATGGTTTTACCGGGTCACGGATCGAATTTGCCTATTTGTTTGTAGATATCGCCCGGCGCTTGGCTGCACGCGGGATCACGGTGTTCCGGTTCGACTTTGCCGGTTGCGGTGAGAGTGAAGGGCGGTTTGTTGATTTGTCGATTGCAGACCAAGCCAGTCAGACTGGCGTGTTGCTGGATGAACTGGCGGCGCGGTATCCCGGTCTGCGCTGGCACGTGGTTGGCTATAGCATGGGCGCTCTGGCCGCGGCGGCTACGGGTGTGAATCGTCCGGATTTGGCCAGCGTAATCCTCGTGGCACCGGCAGGTAATCTGGACGAGATCGTTAGTCGTAGCCTTGAGCAGGGCACTGCGCTGGCTAACGGGAACATTGATTTTATTGGGCTTGAGCTCAACCCGCAGTTGCAAGTTGAAGCCAGCGCCTTTGATCTGGACGCGTATATGGAACTGCTGGAAGCACCCACGCTGATATTGCATGGCGGACGGGATGTGGTGGTGCCCGCAGCCATTGGGGAGCGTGCGGCGGCATTGGCGCAGCGAGGGACGTTTATTGCACTGGCCGAGGCGGATCACGGGTTCTGGCTGGGTGCGCATCGGCAGCAGCTGGCGGAGCTTGTTGGGGAGTGGGTTGAGTGCGGCGGTCGTTTATCCGATGCTGCAGTATTTGCAGGTCGGGAATGA
- a CDS encoding proteasome-type protease translates to MTYCVAMRLKDGLIFASDSRTNAGVDHIATFRKMHIFEVPGERLIVILTAGNLATTQSVVSLLQARTQQELHNLLNVPSMYDAALLVGETLREVVARDSHEGVMTQGVDFGGSFIVGGQIRGEAPRLFNVYPQANFIEASEDTPYFQIGESKYGKPILDRVIQFDTTLEHALKCMLISFDSTIRSNLSVGLPIDVLRYRNNTFSKVRPYRVEENNAWFNRTRKAWSTGLRKVFGQIPEADWFDQL, encoded by the coding sequence ATGACTTACTGCGTCGCCATGCGCCTGAAAGACGGGCTGATCTTCGCCTCTGACTCTCGCACCAATGCCGGGGTGGATCACATTGCCACCTTTCGCAAAATGCACATCTTTGAAGTGCCAGGTGAGCGTTTGATCGTGATCCTGACTGCGGGCAATCTGGCTACCACGCAAAGCGTGGTGAGCCTGCTGCAGGCGCGCACGCAGCAAGAGTTGCACAACCTGCTGAATGTGCCGTCGATGTATGACGCCGCCTTGCTGGTCGGCGAAACCCTGCGCGAAGTCGTCGCCCGCGACAGCCATGAAGGCGTCATGACCCAAGGCGTGGATTTTGGCGGCTCATTCATTGTCGGCGGGCAGATTCGCGGCGAAGCACCGCGACTGTTCAACGTTTACCCGCAAGCCAATTTCATCGAGGCCTCAGAAGACACGCCGTACTTCCAGATTGGCGAATCCAAATACGGCAAGCCGATTCTGGACCGCGTTATCCAGTTTGATACCACGCTGGAGCACGCGCTCAAATGCATGCTGATCTCGTTTGACTCGACCATCCGCAGCAATCTGTCCGTTGGTCTGCCTATCGACGTACTGCGTTACCGCAACAACACCTTCAGTAAAGTCCGCCCCTATCGCGTGGAAGAAAACAACGCCTGGTTCAACCGCACCCGCAAAGCGTGGAGTACCGGTTTGCGTAAAGTATTCGGGCAAATCCCGGAAGCGGACTGGTTTGATCAGTTGTGA
- a CDS encoding transglutaminase family protein: MHLEIHHETVYCYDVPLKHSVQLLRLTPRRDASQNTLYWHLDIPGPTDLAVDAFGNEQHVLTLDQPVSEIRIVAQGVVETRNSAPARDTVPPLVFRQQTALTTADDTIKNFAEKYRRLIEKHGRQGLMDLMADLLDHMPYTPGQTDAGTSAQQAFAQGLGVCQDHAHVFIAICRYLGIPARYVSGYLYTENDHHVASHAWVEALCDELWYGFDVSNACKPDERYVRLAIGLDYLDACPVRGLRRGGGMETMVSRARVRRSTAHEQQ, from the coding sequence ATGCACCTCGAAATTCATCACGAAACCGTTTACTGCTACGACGTGCCGCTCAAACACAGCGTGCAATTGCTCCGTTTGACGCCGCGTCGGGACGCCAGTCAGAACACCTTGTACTGGCACCTGGATATCCCCGGCCCCACCGATCTGGCCGTGGACGCCTTTGGCAACGAGCAACACGTACTGACGCTGGACCAACCGGTCAGCGAAATCCGCATCGTGGCGCAAGGCGTGGTGGAGACCCGCAATAGCGCACCGGCTCGTGACACCGTGCCGCCGCTGGTATTTCGCCAGCAAACCGCGCTGACTACGGCGGATGACACCATCAAGAATTTTGCCGAGAAATACCGGCGGTTGATTGAAAAACACGGCCGCCAGGGTCTGATGGACTTGATGGCCGATCTGCTTGATCACATGCCCTACACGCCAGGGCAAACCGATGCGGGCACTTCGGCGCAGCAGGCTTTCGCCCAAGGCTTGGGCGTCTGCCAGGATCATGCCCACGTGTTCATCGCCATTTGTCGTTATCTGGGCATTCCGGCCCGTTATGTGAGCGGCTATCTCTACACCGAGAATGATCATCACGTGGCCAGTCATGCCTGGGTCGAAGCTTTGTGCGATGAACTCTGGTACGGGTTTGACGTGAGCAATGCCTGCAAGCCGGACGAGCGTTACGTGCGCCTGGCGATCGGGCTGGATTACCTGGACGCCTGCCCGGTGCGCGGATTGCGCCGGGGTGGCGGCATGGAAACCATGGTCAGCCGCGCGCGGGTACGCCGTTCTACAGCGCATGAGCAGCAATAA